The DNA segment CATCGTCCTCTTCGACATCGCAGAGGGCACCCCCCAGGGCAAGGCCCTCGACCTCGCGGAATCCTCCCCGGTCGACGGTTTCGACGCCGCCTATTCGGGAACGCAGTCTTACGCCGACATCGCCGGTGCTGATGTCATCATCGTCACCGCTGGCGTGCCGCGCAAGCCCGGCATGAGCCGCGACGATCTTCTCGGCATCAACCTCAAGGTCATGGACTCGGTCGGCCAGGGCATCAAGCAGTATGCGCCCGACGCCTTCGTCATCTGCATCACCAACCCGCTCGACGCGATGGTGTGGGCCCTGCAGAAGGCCTCGGGCCTGCCGAAGAACAAGATCGTCGGCATGGCCGGCGTGCTCGACTCCGCCCGCTTCCGTTACTTCCTCGCGGAAGAATTCAAGGTCTCGGTCGAGGACGTCACCGCCTTCGTGCTGGGCGGCCACGGCGACGACATGGTGCCGCTCGCCCGTTACTCCACCGTTGCCGGCATCCCGCTCACGGATCTCGTCAAGCTCGGCTGGACCAGCCAGGAGAAGCTCGACGCCATCATCGAGCGCACCCGCAAGGGCGGCGGCGAGATCGTCAACCTCCTCAAGACCGGCTCGGCCTTCTATGCGCCGGCCGCTTCCGCCATCGCCATGGCGGAAAGCTTCCTCAAGGACAAGCGCCGGGTGCTGCCGGCGGCCGCCCATCTCACCGGCCAGTATGGCGTCAAGGACGTCTTCGTCGGCGTGCCGATCGTCATCGGCGCCAATGGTGTCGAGCGCATCGTCGAAATCGAGCTGAACGAGGCCGAGAAGGCGGAATTCGCCAAGTCGGTCGCGGCAGTCGAAGGCCTGATCGAAGCCTGCAAGGGCATCAATCCCGCCTTTGCGTGACCAGCGCGGCCGCAGGAGGTGTCCGGCGACGGTGGTTACCGGAACACCTTATTGTGGCCCGCTTCTGTCTTCATCGAGAGTGCCGGATGTTGTCCGGCCTCTGCCGGACAACGGCCCAGTTCCGCAGCTGAAAGGCTAAACGGATGAATATTCACGAGTACCAGGGCAAGGCCATCCTCAAGGAATTCGGCGCCCCCGTTTCGGCCGGTCGGGCCGTTTTTTCGGTCGATGAGGCCGAAGCCGCCGCCAAGGAGCTTGGCGGCCCACTGTGGGTGGTGAAAAGCCAGATCCACGCCGGCGGCCGCGGCAAGGGCAAGTTCAAGGAGCCTGAGGCTGGCGAGAAGGGCGGCGTCCGCCTCGCCAAGTCGGTGGACGAGGTCAAGACCTTCGTCGGCCAGATGCTCGGCAACACCCTCGTCACGATCCAGACGGGCCCCGCTGGCAAGCAGGTCAACCGCATCTATATCGAGGACGGCTCCGACATCGAGAGCGAGTTCTATCTCTCCGCTCTCGTCGATCGCTCCACCGGCCGCGTCGCTTTCGTCGTCTCGACGGAAGGCGGCATGGACATCGAGGAAGTCGCGCATAAGACGCCCGAGAAGATCCACACCTTCTCTGTCGACCCCGCGACCGGGGTGATGCCGCACCACGGCCGGACCGTGGCTCAGGCCCTCGGTCTCACCGGCGACCTCGCCAAGCAGGCCGGCCAGCTCATCACCCAGCTTTATGCCGCCTTCGTCGCCAAGGACATGGCGATGCTCGAGATCAATCCGCTGATCGTCACCAAGGACGGCCAGCTCAAGTGCCTCGACGCCAAGGTCTCGTTCGATTCCAATTCGCTCTACCGTCATCCCGACGTTGTCGCCCTGCGTGACGTGACGGAAGAGGACGAGAAGGAAATCGAGGCGTCCAAGTACGACCTCGCCTATATCGCGCTCGACGGCACGATCGGCTGCATGGTCAACGGCGCCGGCCTCGCCATGGCGACCCTCGACATCATCAAGCTCTACGGCGAAGAGCCGGCGAACTTCCTCGATGTCGGCGGCGGCGCCTCGGAGGAGAAGGTCACGGCCGCCTTCAAGATCATCACCTCGGATCCCAACGTGAAGGGCATCCTGGTCAACATCTTCGGCGGCATCATGAAGTGCGACGTCATCGCGCGCGGCGTCATCGCCGCGGTGAAGGCCGTCGGTCTTGAAGTGCCGCTGGTCGTCCGCCTCGAAGGCACCAATGTCGAGGAAGGCAAGACCATCATTCGCGAATCCGGCCTGAACGTCATTCCGGCCG comes from the Parvibaculum sp. genome and includes:
- the mdh gene encoding malate dehydrogenase, with the translated sequence MARKKIALIGAGQIGGTLAHLAGLKELGDIVLFDIAEGTPQGKALDLAESSPVDGFDAAYSGTQSYADIAGADVIIVTAGVPRKPGMSRDDLLGINLKVMDSVGQGIKQYAPDAFVICITNPLDAMVWALQKASGLPKNKIVGMAGVLDSARFRYFLAEEFKVSVEDVTAFVLGGHGDDMVPLARYSTVAGIPLTDLVKLGWTSQEKLDAIIERTRKGGGEIVNLLKTGSAFYAPAASAIAMAESFLKDKRRVLPAAAHLTGQYGVKDVFVGVPIVIGANGVERIVEIELNEAEKAEFAKSVAAVEGLIEACKGINPAFA
- the sucC gene encoding ADP-forming succinate--CoA ligase subunit beta, with the protein product MNIHEYQGKAILKEFGAPVSAGRAVFSVDEAEAAAKELGGPLWVVKSQIHAGGRGKGKFKEPEAGEKGGVRLAKSVDEVKTFVGQMLGNTLVTIQTGPAGKQVNRIYIEDGSDIESEFYLSALVDRSTGRVAFVVSTEGGMDIEEVAHKTPEKIHTFSVDPATGVMPHHGRTVAQALGLTGDLAKQAGQLITQLYAAFVAKDMAMLEINPLIVTKDGQLKCLDAKVSFDSNSLYRHPDVVALRDVTEEDEKEIEASKYDLAYIALDGTIGCMVNGAGLAMATLDIIKLYGEEPANFLDVGGGASEEKVTAAFKIITSDPNVKGILVNIFGGIMKCDVIARGVIAAVKAVGLEVPLVVRLEGTNVEEGKTIIRESGLNVIPADDLDDAAQKIVAAVKGTR